One region of Natronobacterium texcoconense genomic DNA includes:
- a CDS encoding aminotransferase class V-fold PLP-dependent enzyme produces the protein MADSVYERIGVPDVINATGTKTRIGGSRIRPAAAEAMCEAADGFARISDLQARASELIQEVTGAQAGYVCSGASACLTLAAAATIAGNDLAAMAQLPDTEGLADEIVVPRTHRTGYDHAYRIAGATIVDVGTNDAHLGTGAENTELWEIDAAITEDTAAVAYMQKSYSRPPLEDVVEIAHERDVPVIVDAAAELPPVENLERFVEMGVDLVAFSGGKAIRGPQTTGFLAGREDLIRSVAAQHLDMHAAEDAWVPPSELLDVDALGGVPRQGIGRGMKVGKEELVGLITALELFLEEDQDERLAEWQRRAETIAEGLSDLDGVETSLTEAGKTAVTPEVVVSPETTTETSATTVVRELREETPRIYVGADDLDRNQFTVNPMCLTDEEADYVIERLRDHLG, from the coding sequence ATGGCCGATTCAGTGTACGAACGGATCGGAGTACCGGACGTGATCAACGCCACGGGAACGAAGACTCGGATCGGTGGAAGTCGAATCAGACCGGCGGCTGCCGAGGCAATGTGCGAGGCGGCCGACGGCTTCGCGCGGATCTCCGACCTGCAGGCGCGAGCGTCGGAGCTAATCCAGGAGGTTACCGGTGCACAGGCGGGCTACGTCTGCTCGGGAGCCAGTGCCTGTCTCACGCTCGCGGCGGCGGCGACCATCGCGGGCAACGACCTCGCCGCGATGGCACAGCTGCCGGATACCGAGGGACTCGCCGACGAGATCGTCGTCCCTCGAACCCACCGCACCGGGTACGACCACGCCTACCGGATCGCGGGCGCGACGATCGTCGACGTCGGGACGAACGACGCCCACCTCGGAACGGGTGCCGAGAACACCGAGCTATGGGAGATCGACGCCGCGATCACCGAAGACACCGCGGCGGTCGCCTACATGCAAAAGTCCTACAGCCGGCCGCCGCTCGAGGACGTCGTCGAGATTGCCCACGAGCGAGACGTCCCGGTGATCGTCGACGCCGCTGCCGAGTTGCCGCCGGTCGAGAACCTGGAACGGTTCGTCGAGATGGGCGTTGATTTGGTCGCGTTCAGTGGCGGGAAGGCGATCCGTGGGCCGCAGACGACCGGCTTCCTGGCCGGACGCGAGGACCTGATTCGGTCGGTAGCCGCCCAGCACCTCGACATGCACGCCGCCGAGGACGCCTGGGTTCCGCCGTCGGAGCTTCTCGACGTCGACGCGCTCGGGGGCGTCCCTCGGCAGGGAATCGGCCGGGGAATGAAAGTCGGGAAAGAGGAACTCGTCGGGCTGATCACGGCGCTCGAACTGTTCCTCGAGGAAGACCAGGACGAACGGCTCGCCGAGTGGCAGCGTCGTGCGGAGACGATCGCGGAGGGGCTTTCCGATCTCGACGGGGTCGAGACGTCGCTGACGGAAGCCGGAAAGACTGCGGTCACTCCGGAGGTCGTCGTCAGCCCCGAGACTACCACGGAAACGTCGGCCACGACTGTCGTCCGGGAACTTCGGGAGGAGACGCCGCGAATCTACGTCGGCGCGGACGACCTCGATCGGAACCAGTTTACCGTCAATCCAATGTGCTTGACCGACGAGGAGGCTGATTACGTGATTGAACGGCTTAGGGACCACCTGGGGTAA
- a CDS encoding ComEC/Rec2 family competence protein codes for MRRVLLVLFVASMLVLAGCVGGPDGGDNATVEDDLSGEDVDEPDDGESDEDDEAGTQDEPDEDTEDEETTTDTEDEETTDAATVDGDLEIHHIDVGQADATLLITPSDETILVDTGDWRQDGSDVIDYLESHDIDRIDHLVATHPHADHIGGHAAVIEHFETDGDGIGAAYDSGIPHTSQTYENYLDAVEEYDVELLLVEEGDELPIDDESVSALVTNPPAGESGDDLHYNSVSLALEFGEFRYVTTGDAEEDAEQRMVEEWGDDLEGDVYQAGHHGSSTSSTEPFVDAVSPEIAVISSDYDSQYGHPHDEVLEEFADRGIETYWTGVHGDVVVTTDGSEIDVEAETTFSTDAEDLLEEKHAEDDAHSSLPAMVNTPAGLIPLVG; via the coding sequence ATGAGACGAGTTCTTCTGGTTCTGTTCGTGGCGAGTATGCTGGTTCTCGCGGGGTGTGTCGGTGGACCTGACGGTGGCGATAACGCCACCGTCGAGGACGACCTCTCCGGAGAGGACGTCGACGAACCCGACGACGGCGAGAGCGACGAAGACGACGAAGCAGGCACTCAGGACGAACCAGACGAGGACACCGAAGACGAGGAGACGACGACCGATACCGAAGACGAAGAGACGACCGATGCCGCAACCGTCGACGGCGACCTCGAGATCCATCACATCGACGTCGGTCAGGCCGATGCGACGCTGCTGATAACGCCGAGCGACGAGACGATTCTCGTGGACACCGGCGACTGGCGACAGGACGGGAGCGATGTGATCGACTACCTCGAGTCCCACGATATCGACCGCATCGATCACCTGGTCGCGACTCACCCGCACGCTGATCACATCGGCGGCCACGCCGCGGTGATCGAGCACTTCGAGACCGACGGCGACGGGATCGGGGCTGCCTACGACTCCGGGATTCCGCACACCTCCCAGACCTACGAGAATTACCTCGACGCCGTCGAAGAGTACGACGTCGAACTGCTGCTCGTCGAGGAGGGCGACGAACTCCCGATCGACGACGAGTCTGTCTCGGCGCTCGTGACCAACCCACCCGCGGGAGAGTCTGGTGACGACCTCCACTACAACAGCGTCTCGCTCGCCCTCGAGTTCGGCGAGTTCCGGTACGTGACGACCGGCGACGCCGAGGAAGACGCCGAACAGCGGATGGTCGAGGAGTGGGGCGACGACCTCGAGGGCGACGTCTACCAGGCCGGCCACCACGGGTCGTCGACGTCCTCGACGGAGCCGTTCGTCGACGCCGTCTCGCCGGAAATCGCGGTCATCTCGAGCGACTACGACTCCCAGTACGGCCATCCACACGACGAGGTGCTCGAGGAGTTCGCGGATCGCGGGATCGAGACCTACTGGACCGGCGTCCACGGCGACGTCGTCGTGACGACGGACGGCAGCGAAATCGACGTCGAAGCGGAGACGACGTTCTCGACGGACGCCGAGGATCTTCTCGAGGAGAAACACGCGGAGGACGACGCCCACTCGAGTCTGCCGGCGATGGTTAATACGCCGGCAGGTCTTATTCCCCTCGTAGGATGA
- a CDS encoding family 10 glycosylhydrolase, translating into MTFERRDFIKATGTGLGLTALGSTATTTIAADTGGTTESFRAYWADAFNDGIKTEEQIDALVERSVEQNLNAIIAQVVRRGDFYGDEGHPPRTEDPEVDDDIDPLALLIEKASEHGLEVHAWLVVGKMADPEDLPESEDHPVNAHGPDSEDPWVSQTPDGDVIELGGDYAFDLGHPGVHEFFVETVESIVENYDVDGINLDYIRYPDVEDHQEFGYNETAVQRFLEATEYDDVPEPPEEVQFPPMDPGVVGQDYIDWTAWRRRQVTDLVRRIYLTVKDHDPSLRVSIDGIAWGPAPIAGPNAEASWLDADDAWQRKGNWFQIMQDWRGWMYEGIIDTNIVMNYAREFVDNQRDQYRGWADYLKDLQNATERDAVIGQANFFNFLEDTDAQIRVAQEPSEHRYANDPSWIHTEEDSTANGWAGFSYANPKRSYLHRDGEDPELDEEYPDMTLAEAHDTITEMFTEDPPEQAGEDAEPVFADETAIPEMPWVHEEGHISVTVTEGGQPLDQAEVTLSGEGETIERTTDGSGWVGFAALDPGEYTVESGDESTTITVEAGSVTPAALDTGVDFERFDVCFQGCGQARIVVSEDDVATADDEAPTAHVIVESDGEAVCETVAITEENTTTIPGQFGDAPVVTYTADGKILGVAASLSSGEVVVENENNCATTPNTPDVLEADCLPEGAAVDPDGPGCDGGRGNGNGN; encoded by the coding sequence ATGACGTTCGAACGACGGGACTTCATCAAGGCGACAGGTACAGGACTTGGATTGACTGCTCTCGGTAGTACGGCAACGACGACCATCGCAGCAGACACTGGTGGCACAACGGAGTCGTTCCGTGCGTACTGGGCGGATGCGTTCAACGACGGCATCAAAACCGAGGAACAGATCGATGCACTGGTCGAACGAAGCGTCGAGCAGAACCTGAACGCGATCATCGCGCAGGTAGTACGCCGGGGCGACTTCTACGGTGACGAGGGTCACCCGCCACGCACGGAAGATCCGGAGGTGGACGACGATATCGATCCGCTGGCGTTGTTGATAGAGAAGGCAAGCGAGCACGGTCTGGAAGTGCACGCGTGGTTGGTGGTAGGGAAGATGGCGGACCCAGAGGATTTGCCTGAATCGGAGGATCACCCAGTGAACGCACACGGTCCGGACAGCGAGGACCCGTGGGTGAGCCAGACGCCCGACGGCGACGTCATCGAGTTGGGCGGGGACTACGCGTTCGACCTCGGTCATCCAGGTGTACACGAGTTCTTCGTCGAGACCGTCGAGAGTATCGTCGAGAACTACGACGTCGACGGGATCAACCTGGACTACATCCGGTATCCGGACGTTGAGGACCATCAGGAGTTCGGGTACAACGAAACTGCAGTCCAGCGGTTCCTCGAGGCGACCGAATACGACGACGTACCGGAGCCGCCCGAAGAAGTCCAGTTCCCGCCGATGGATCCTGGCGTCGTCGGTCAGGACTATATCGACTGGACCGCATGGCGCCGTCGGCAGGTGACGGACTTGGTGCGGCGGATCTACCTAACGGTGAAAGATCACGATCCGTCGCTGCGGGTGAGCATCGACGGCATTGCCTGGGGACCGGCACCGATTGCCGGACCGAATGCCGAAGCTTCGTGGCTCGACGCTGACGACGCGTGGCAGCGCAAGGGTAACTGGTTCCAGATCATGCAGGACTGGCGTGGCTGGATGTACGAGGGCATCATCGACACGAACATCGTGATGAATTACGCTCGGGAGTTCGTTGACAACCAGCGCGATCAGTACCGCGGCTGGGCCGACTACCTCAAGGATCTGCAAAACGCCACCGAACGTGATGCAGTCATCGGCCAGGCCAACTTCTTCAATTTCCTCGAAGACACCGACGCCCAGATTCGTGTGGCGCAGGAACCCAGCGAACACCGGTATGCGAACGACCCGTCGTGGATCCACACTGAAGAGGACAGTACAGCAAACGGCTGGGCTGGCTTCTCGTATGCGAACCCGAAACGGAGCTACCTCCATCGGGACGGCGAAGATCCTGAACTCGACGAAGAGTACCCAGACATGACGCTGGCGGAGGCACACGACACGATCACGGAGATGTTTACCGAGGACCCACCGGAGCAAGCGGGTGAAGACGCCGAACCGGTGTTCGCCGACGAAACAGCGATTCCAGAGATGCCGTGGGTTCACGAGGAAGGGCACATCAGCGTGACTGTCACCGAAGGCGGACAGCCACTCGACCAGGCCGAGGTAACCCTCTCGGGTGAGGGAGAGACCATCGAGCGCACGACCGACGGTTCTGGCTGGGTTGGGTTCGCGGCACTCGACCCCGGCGAATACACTGTCGAGTCCGGCGACGAATCGACCACTATCACGGTCGAAGCCGGGTCAGTGACGCCGGCTGCGCTGGATACGGGTGTCGATTTCGAACGGTTCGATGTCTGCTTCCAGGGCTGCGGTCAAGCCCGGATCGTCGTCAGCGAAGACGACGTTGCGACTGCCGACGACGAAGCCCCGACCGCACACGTTATCGTCGAATCCGACGGCGAGGCGGTGTGTGAAACCGTCGCGATCACCGAGGAGAATACGACCACGATCCCAGGTCAGTTCGGTGACGCACCGGTAGTCACGTATACCGCCGACGGCAAGATCCTCGGCGTTGCGGCATCGCTCTCCTCGGGCGAGGTCGTCGTCGAAAACGAGAACAACTGCGCGACGACACCGAACACGCCCGACGTACTGGAGGCCGACTGCCTCCCCGAAGGCGCGGCAGTCGACCCCGACGGGCCGGGCTGTGATGGCGGTCGGGGAAACGGCAACGGTAACTGA
- a CDS encoding DUF3006 domain-containing protein, which produces MNGTFTGVVDRIVDGETAVILLEEGGEAVDQLDVRVDRLPEPARDEGGVLSVTVSDGKFVDAEYRPEETSNRRESARERLERLSDRLSER; this is translated from the coding sequence ATGAACGGGACCTTCACCGGCGTCGTGGATCGCATCGTCGACGGCGAGACGGCCGTGATCTTGCTCGAAGAGGGCGGCGAGGCGGTCGACCAGCTGGACGTCCGCGTCGATCGGCTCCCGGAGCCGGCACGGGACGAGGGTGGCGTCCTGTCGGTCACCGTCTCGGACGGGAAGTTCGTCGACGCGGAGTACCGCCCCGAGGAGACGAGCAATAGACGCGAATCCGCTCGAGAGCGACTCGAGCGGCTTTCGGACCGGCTCTCGGAGCGGTAG
- a CDS encoding alpha-amylase family protein, whose product MLERGTSYFGVRNVDHATRDLDRFADAGLNAVLHTFSERDLQYYRGTLERTIEASHERGFTVYVNPWGVGRVFGGEALSEFVGRHPEARQRLSSGDAVPAACFNHPTFRRFVQEWTEAAVGIGADVVFWDEPHWFISEWADVDVPEGAWACHCDHCQRAYERRYDEPLPDERTDRTDEFREESLLEFLEETMAVVRDAGARNAVCLLPRQDAAHGLSDWDTLAASDHLDVFATDPYWDAFEHATDATSFVAEYTDRVVALADQYDLQSQIWIQGFRLDDDPETIRTVEKATKTAVEGGVDSVFTWGYDGCASISSIACDDPEAVWNTYLDALPD is encoded by the coding sequence ATGCTAGAACGCGGTACCAGTTACTTCGGCGTGAGAAACGTCGATCACGCGACCCGAGATCTGGATCGATTTGCGGACGCGGGACTGAACGCGGTCTTGCACACGTTCAGCGAGCGCGACCTGCAGTACTATCGCGGCACCCTCGAGCGAACGATCGAGGCGAGCCACGAGCGCGGATTCACCGTCTACGTAAACCCCTGGGGTGTCGGGCGCGTCTTCGGCGGCGAGGCACTGTCGGAGTTCGTCGGTCGCCACCCCGAGGCCCGCCAGCGGCTCTCGAGCGGCGACGCGGTTCCGGCGGCCTGTTTCAACCATCCGACGTTCAGGAGGTTCGTGCAGGAGTGGACCGAGGCGGCGGTCGGGATCGGCGCGGATGTCGTCTTCTGGGACGAACCCCACTGGTTCATCTCGGAGTGGGCCGACGTCGACGTCCCCGAGGGTGCGTGGGCCTGTCACTGCGACCACTGTCAACGTGCGTACGAACGCCGGTACGACGAACCGCTTCCAGACGAGCGGACCGACCGAACCGACGAGTTCAGGGAGGAGTCTCTGCTCGAGTTTCTCGAGGAGACGATGGCCGTCGTCCGCGATGCGGGCGCGCGCAACGCCGTCTGCCTGCTCCCGCGCCAGGACGCCGCACACGGGCTCTCCGACTGGGACACTCTCGCGGCGAGCGATCACCTCGACGTGTTCGCGACCGATCCCTACTGGGATGCGTTCGAGCACGCGACCGACGCGACGTCGTTCGTCGCCGAGTACACGGATCGGGTCGTGGCGCTCGCCGACCAGTACGACCTGCAGAGTCAGATCTGGATCCAGGGGTTCCGGCTCGACGACGACCCCGAGACCATTCGTACAGTCGAGAAGGCGACGAAAACGGCCGTCGAGGGTGGCGTCGACAGCGTCTTCACGTGGGGGTACGACGGCTGTGCGTCGATTTCCAGCATCGCCTGCGACGATCCCGAGGCGGTCTGGAACACGTACCTCGACGCGCTTCCGGACTGA
- a CDS encoding PIG-L deacetylase family protein: protein MRILALVAHPDDADIFCGGTLARHADRGDDVTIAHLTAGEYGGFDATEAEVAATRREEARRSAETLGCDCTFLEFEDGRVQNTLENRLEIVDVIREYEPELIVTHHDDDMHPDHRETSKLVTDAYYMASLPMVETEHAPHDPENVYFFGKPTAEFEPDVYVDVSDYQDRKEEAILHHESQVEFLEEHGGIDAEFDDLIENVRARARTQGTTAGVEFAEGFSRHHEVADDGLR from the coding sequence ATGCGCATCCTTGCGTTAGTGGCACATCCGGACGACGCGGACATCTTCTGTGGCGGAACGCTCGCCAGACACGCCGACCGCGGCGACGACGTGACGATCGCACACCTGACTGCCGGCGAGTACGGCGGGTTCGACGCGACCGAAGCGGAGGTCGCGGCGACGCGTCGCGAAGAGGCTCGTCGGTCGGCCGAGACGCTCGGCTGTGACTGTACGTTCCTCGAGTTCGAGGACGGACGCGTCCAGAACACGCTCGAGAACCGCCTCGAGATCGTCGACGTCATCCGGGAGTACGAACCGGAGTTGATCGTCACCCACCACGACGACGACATGCATCCGGACCACCGGGAGACGTCGAAACTGGTTACGGACGCCTACTACATGGCGTCGCTGCCGATGGTCGAGACCGAACACGCACCCCACGACCCGGAGAACGTCTACTTCTTCGGGAAGCCGACCGCGGAGTTCGAACCGGACGTGTACGTCGACGTCAGTGACTACCAGGACCGGAAGGAGGAGGCGATCCTCCACCACGAGTCGCAGGTCGAGTTCCTCGAGGAACACGGGGGGATCGACGCCGAGTTCGACGACCTGATCGAGAACGTCAGGGCCAGAGCGCGAACGCAGGGAACGACGGCGGGCGTGGAGTTCGCCGAAGGATTCAGCCGGCACCACGAGGTCGCCGACGACGGGCTCAGGTAG
- a CDS encoding zinc-dependent alcohol dehydrogenase, protein MRAIVTDGEDSVWEEQRERPEPDSGEALVKIRAVGICGSDIGLIHGEGPPWTRYPLVPGHEICAEVIELGDGVDSLSVGDRVSLHGFVYCGTCTPCREGRYYQCDDLREIGFTIDGGYREYAAFPEETLRPLEDDITDLEATQIDSAGCTLHGLQRVETSFTDTAAVLGPGSLGLFGVQLLKARGVEDIVLTGTRQERLEVGEQYGATRTINVNEEDPVEAIREYTDGDGVDLCVETAGAGDVVNTCLKATKKRGSVVLTGVFDGKREIDPNDIVAKELKVVGGVTAAHAVDEVAELFQRDTLSVEGIVTHEFDLEEYESALETVMNREDGVIKAVLRP, encoded by the coding sequence ATGCGAGCGATCGTTACCGACGGTGAGGACTCCGTCTGGGAAGAGCAGCGAGAGCGCCCCGAACCGGACTCCGGCGAGGCGCTGGTGAAGATCCGCGCGGTCGGCATCTGCGGAAGCGACATCGGTTTGATTCACGGCGAAGGGCCGCCGTGGACACGGTATCCGCTCGTCCCGGGCCACGAGATCTGTGCGGAAGTGATCGAACTGGGAGACGGCGTCGACTCGCTGTCGGTCGGCGACCGCGTCTCGCTCCACGGATTCGTCTACTGTGGGACGTGTACGCCGTGTCGCGAGGGCCGATACTACCAGTGTGACGACCTCCGAGAGATCGGCTTCACGATCGACGGTGGCTACCGCGAGTACGCCGCATTCCCCGAAGAGACGCTTCGTCCGCTCGAGGACGACATTACCGATCTCGAGGCAACGCAGATCGATTCGGCCGGCTGTACGCTCCACGGACTCCAGCGCGTCGAGACGTCGTTCACCGACACGGCGGCCGTGCTGGGCCCCGGCTCGCTCGGTCTCTTCGGCGTCCAGTTACTGAAGGCGCGGGGCGTCGAAGATATCGTGCTGACGGGGACACGTCAGGAGCGTCTCGAGGTCGGCGAGCAGTACGGGGCAACGCGAACGATCAACGTCAACGAGGAGGATCCGGTCGAGGCGATCCGGGAGTATACCGACGGCGACGGAGTCGACCTCTGCGTCGAGACGGCCGGTGCCGGTGACGTGGTGAACACGTGTCTGAAAGCGACGAAAAAACGCGGTTCGGTCGTGTTGACCGGCGTCTTCGACGGAAAGCGCGAGATCGATCCGAACGACATCGTCGCGAAGGAACTGAAAGTAGTCGGCGGCGTCACAGCAGCCCACGCGGTCGACGAAGTCGCCGAACTGTTCCAGCGCGACACGCTGTCGGTCGAGGGAATCGTCACCCACGAGTTCGATCTCGAGGAGTACGAGTCCGCCCTCGAGACGGTAATGAACCGAGAGGACGGCGTGATCAAGGCCGTGTTACGTCCCTGA
- a CDS encoding MFS transporter, with amino-acid sequence MSQRRAEVSGPVDAFRQFFSLQRDVLVLSLAMFAFSLGFQMTNRFLPEYLVYLGAGGFVVGLFATLGNVIGAVYPYYGGVVSDRVGSRYALTVFGFVSAFGFAIWLASAYIPAIDLGVVVLEPWVWVFVGLLLAQCWKSFGIGGHYAIVKQATEPERLARGFASTETFRRTAFLLAPLIVAVLVADELMPGFLWVLVIGIVFALFGTIAQHYLYEADEDTVGKEFEGFGQIVDDLRALPDALRPLLVADTFVRFANGMVYAFFILVITQLMEIGLTTTVPVYGTVDLSPAAFFGVLLSVEMLVALLTMAPAAKIAERVGLKPVVGLGFFVYAIFPVLLIFGPEAVGGIDETWLLIALFAFSGLRFAGLPAHKALIVGPAERGAGGRVTGSYYFVRGAIVIPSGVLGGFLWEFATPELSFTIATMIGLIGVAYFVVFGEEFEAYK; translated from the coding sequence ATGTCACAGAGACGAGCCGAAGTATCCGGGCCCGTCGACGCGTTCCGTCAGTTTTTCTCCTTGCAGCGGGACGTTCTGGTGCTCTCGCTGGCGATGTTCGCGTTCAGCCTCGGCTTCCAGATGACCAACCGGTTTCTCCCCGAGTATCTCGTCTACCTCGGGGCTGGCGGGTTCGTCGTCGGCCTGTTCGCCACGCTCGGAAACGTCATCGGGGCGGTCTACCCCTACTACGGCGGCGTCGTCTCCGACCGCGTTGGCTCGCGATACGCCCTGACCGTCTTCGGGTTCGTCTCGGCCTTTGGCTTCGCAATCTGGCTTGCCTCGGCGTACATTCCGGCGATCGATCTCGGTGTGGTCGTCTTAGAGCCGTGGGTCTGGGTGTTCGTCGGCCTGTTGCTGGCCCAGTGCTGGAAGTCCTTTGGAATCGGCGGCCACTACGCCATCGTCAAGCAGGCGACCGAACCGGAGCGGCTGGCTCGCGGGTTCGCGAGCACGGAGACGTTCCGGCGGACTGCCTTCCTGCTCGCGCCGCTGATCGTCGCCGTTCTCGTGGCCGACGAGTTGATGCCGGGCTTCCTCTGGGTGCTCGTGATCGGCATCGTCTTCGCTCTCTTCGGGACGATCGCCCAGCACTACCTCTACGAGGCCGACGAGGACACCGTCGGCAAGGAGTTCGAGGGATTCGGCCAGATCGTCGACGACCTTCGGGCACTGCCCGACGCACTGCGTCCACTGCTCGTGGCGGATACCTTCGTCCGATTCGCCAACGGAATGGTGTACGCCTTCTTCATCCTGGTTATCACCCAGCTCATGGAGATCGGGCTGACGACGACCGTTCCCGTGTACGGGACCGTCGATCTCTCGCCCGCCGCATTCTTCGGCGTCCTGCTGAGCGTCGAGATGCTAGTCGCGCTGCTTACGATGGCACCAGCCGCCAAGATCGCCGAACGGGTCGGTCTCAAACCGGTCGTCGGTCTCGGCTTCTTCGTGTACGCGATCTTCCCGGTCTTGCTGATCTTCGGTCCGGAGGCCGTCGGGGGGATCGACGAAACCTGGCTGCTCATCGCTCTCTTTGCCTTCTCCGGACTCCGATTCGCCGGACTGCCCGCACACAAGGCCCTGATCGTCGGCCCCGCAGAGCGTGGTGCAGGTGGCCGAGTCACCGGGTCGTACTACTTCGTCCGGGGAGCGATCGTAATCCCCAGCGGTGTACTCGGCGGGTTCCTCTGGGAGTTCGCCACTCCGGAACTCTCCTTTACGATCGCGACGATGATCGGTCTGATCGGCGTCGCCTACTTCGTGGTCTTCGGCGAGGAGTTCGAGGCGTACAAGTAG